The Symphalangus syndactylus isolate Jambi chromosome 6, NHGRI_mSymSyn1-v2.1_pri, whole genome shotgun sequence genome contains the following window.
CGTGGCATCTTAAATAACATATGCTAAAATCTAGGTACACACTCACCTGTGTAATATGTCTCcaaaagcctgaaaaaaaaaaaagaagaagaagaaagatttaGTGCATTTCACAAGATGCATCTTTCACTAACTTCAGTGTGAGATTTGTACTCAGTTTCTGAAGATATTATTCCCCTACCATCTTCTCTACTGGaaagcattttctatttcttctgtaatGAAAAACCCAGTCAGTTGTATTGTCATTAATTAACGTCCTGGGAAAGTCTGACTCTTGAAGACATTCTCTAAACAAGTGAAGGGAGAAGAGGCCCAGAGGGTCTATGCTCTGTGTTAACCACGAAAAACCTACTCAGTCATCTTTAGCTGAACCTGTTACCCAAATGAGTGGACCCCAAAATAATGTTAACGCGAACCTAGATTCCTAAAACTTctgattttgccatgtttccaaattaacctaaatgtaaatgaatcacTATTTTATACATGTTTAACAACCCAAAGTATATTATTGAATTAGATGGTGAATATTTCTTGAGGCTGTTACCTTGACCGTTCCACAAAGTTTTGTGGCTGGTGGATAAAGTAGGAGGGACCTTTGGCCTGGTAGAATCCCTTGGTGGGGCTATACTCTCCCAAAAAAGTAGCATTagttatgtgaatgtgtttttggaaacacatcatggaaataaaaatagggaGATGGATTTCAGCTATGAGGAAAATACTTATACATGTGAATATTCAAAAACCTGAAACCACATTGTGAGTTTGTACCTGAAGTAGATCCACATCTGGTTTATGGCACATTTCCTTCAGCTCCTCATACATTCCTCTTAAAATCTCCCTCCTATGAGCCATTTTGAATTTACTTAAATGAAGCTGATGAAAAAtatctttccccttctttttcagcatctccaaattatgtttttcttcttcatggtgAAATGCAGGCATCTTCTGATACTCGGCTCTAATTGCTTCTAGCCTTAAATTCACATAATCCTGCAGTGATAATGGGTTAGtcaaaagagaaatgtatttattcatctcCTATTAAATCTCACTGATTGTTTTTGTCTCTCAAACATCCAGTAGTTTAAACCTCAGTCTTGCCAGTTCTCAGAATCTACAAattttgttcctttcctttctttctgcataAAGGTCAACATAGCTGTATCTGACCAACTACATTAAATTTATTCAGGATAATGTGTTTTCTAAGATAGTcggaaataaaaaacacaatttgaatttctctattcCAGCCCATGTTTATGGAAAAgtaagaacagttcatgcttaagAGTTGGAGTATAGAGCTATAGTTACTAGAAAGGaaacaattatttatatttctgagaTATGCAACACGTTGCTTAAactcattatatataaaatgacctTAGACTAAGATGTCCAGCTAAATGCATTTCACCCAGCAAAACCTATCCTAATGAGGCTGCATTTATGATTTGGCCATCTTTGTCTCTCTGaattcatttccttccattctttttcgAAGTCATCCCAATCTGAAACATAGACTTTTGTGGTTCCTCtggcctccaaatataaacaaactCAAAATTACTGCATATGCAGTTCTCTCCAACTagaactacatatatatatgtatatataaataaataaataaataaaatatatatgtatacaaacacacacacatacatatacatatatatatatacacacaaccacacacacatacatacatatacatatatatacacactcatggtccacatatatatccacacacacatttgtgttCCCCCTCCtcttcaaaactttgtttcaatttgaatttttcagTGAGTCTTTTttctgaccaccctatttaaaactcAGACACTAATCTCCAGTTTCTGGCATCTATTGTCCTTTTCTACTTCCCTGCTTGATTATTCTCCAACAAAAAACCTACCACACTCAAATACATCATGTAttgcatatatttgcatattGACCACTTGACTCTCTCATTTGGATTGTATGATTTGTGAGGACAAAGgtgcttcctttcttctttactagtgtattttcttatttaatattcaaCATAGACTAGGTTCTCATGAAATACTTTTCAACAAACTAATATTAGCTATCATACACTCAAAGTATACATCCACAAAGAGAaaactatatttaatatttttctgaagtCCTCGGAGTTCTCCTTATATTTAGATACCAGTTCCCATACATATTTATGGCATGTTTACATGTCTCCCTCAAGACAAAAATCCGTATTTCTCACCACTTTTCTCATCTCATCATCTGTTATGTATTATTCAACATTAATTTGTTGAGATTCTTAATTTCATGGTTGCCCTAGATTTGTCCTgtcaatttttctgcctcaaatTTTCCGTACAATTCCAAATACTACTTGCACACCAGCATTAAGATTAATGCTGACTGACACTCAGAAGATTCAGTTGAGCATTCCATGAAACAAACCAGCATGCTTTGGGTGACATCAGTGGTTTTCTTAGAAATCTTACCTAACAGGCATACTATTCTATATAAAAATGAGGCCActttttctcaatgttttctctcgctttttttttttttttttttactgaatccTAGAAATATTACAGTTTGATATCAAGTTCCTAGTTTAAGAGTCACCCGTTTGCCCACCATAAGTTCCTGGAGAAGGTAGAGTAGTACAAGACTAACCTTCCAGTGTCCGGTTCTGGTGGTTTCCACATTCAGGTTACTGTGATTTTCACAAGCTTTTTCCCATAAAGACTGCATTTTCTGTAAAAGCTTCTCCTGCAAAAGAGCCATAAATTGAAGCACCAGTGCAGACCATGACATAGGAAGGAGGCCCAAAATGAGACACAGATAAGCCCCTAGTAAATGGTATTTCCTTTGTTTCCCTTCATGTTTGTCAAAGCCCAGAGGTTGGAAGCTAAGAAAGCCCAAACAGAGCTGCTTAAAGGGACTCAGAGTTGGCTTTATCCAATCTCCAAGAAAATAGACCCACAGGAATTTTATGCATCCTTTACAGAAATCAATCTTCAGAGGCATCACTTACCCGGTGTTCCTCAGCAGCCGACTCAATGGGACAGTGTCTGTGATCCCGGTGCTCCTGAGAGCTGGAGCACAGCAAACAGAGCAGGCTCCTGTCCACTTCACAGAACATCTTCTTTGTCTCCCTGTGAGTGCCACACATTTGCTCCTCAGAGCTCAGGAATAGCCAGAGATTGACTTTTCTGGCAAGAGAAGCCATCTTCTTCAAATCAATGTTGGTTTTGAGGTTTCTCTGCTGTGTTGACTTTGTGCATTCAAAGCACTGAGTAAGAATTGGGATGTCTTCCCAGTTGAGGTAGAAACAGGGCCTgcaaaagctgtgcccacagtcTATGGTGACCGGGTCTATGAAGTAGTTCATGCAGATGGGGCAGGTGAGTTCTCTCTGGAAGACCTGTAAGATTCCAGAATTCATGTTTCTGAGGAACAAAGAGAAACATGTCATTTTGGGGCCTGGATTGATGAAAAGCTTCTAAACAAGTGGAGATATGTGAtagttatattttcttctcttgacaATGTTCATTAAAGTACAACAAACTATTTCTTCTGTTACGAACAAAAATTCACACGTAGAGGGAGTCTCCTGGCTTCATAGCAGATATTACTAACCAGAGGACTCTCAGTCCCTTCTTCTCCTAGTTCCTGTCTGTAGCATAATATGAATCTATTCGATTACCCATTTTCTGAATGTGGATCTGGAAATTGGGTTTGGATTCTAAGTGGTCAGAATAAATCATCGTTGTCCCTATTCTTCTTTCAATAACTGATGAATGACTATGAGAGATTGGGAAAAAAATACCTGGTCCAAAGAAATATGAGAAGACGGCCAGAGGGTTCTATGACATATTTTTATAGAGGGACACAAAAGccgggcagcaaaccaccatggcacaagtttacctacgtaacaagcctgcacgtccAGCACAGTTATCCCAGggcttaaaattaaattaaattaaattaaaaacaaagacccaaatcaaaacaaaattaaaaaaaaaaacaaccaaccaaccaaataaacaaagaaaaagactgCAATTAAACCAATCAAGGTTTACTGGTAAcgaaaaattattaaagatattgggtctttttattttctcgtgGATTAAATTAACTTCCCCTAGGGCTGTGCAAACTCTGAATAACATATAGGAGGTTTTTGTTAAATCAAAGAGGTGTAATTATATTTCCATGGTGTGATGGTGAATTTTAAGTATCGGTCTGACTGGATTAACCAATACCTAGGGAACTGGTGAAGCATTGTTTGTGGGTgagtctgtgaaggtgtttctagAGGAGAGAGACATGTGAGTTGGTGAGTTGAGTGGGAGCCTCATCTCTCAATGtgtgtgggcaccatctaatcagctgatacctcagatataaagaaaaaggcagagaaaaggcaACTTCCTCCGTCTCTCTCCTGAAACTGGTTCTGAGGATTTCAGACTTGAGCTTAGCCAGGATACCGGTATTCTCAGGACACCAGCTTAAAGACAGCCTATATTGGAACTCTCTAGACTCCATCATCAAGCAAATTAATTTTCCTGATGAATTCTGTCCCATGTAGAATCATGTATAGCTTGTGGACAGatgtatgttctgagaaatgtgtcaggtgtttttaggaattttttttttttttgagacagagcttccctCTGTAAtgcaggctgaaatgcagtggtgtgatctcggctcactgcaacctctgcctccagggtcaaagtgattctcctgcctcaggttcccgagTACCTGGTATTACAGGAACGTGACACtaggcctggataatttttgtatttttttagtacagacggggttttgccgtcttggccaggctgcacttgaactcctggcctcaagtgatctgcccgccttggctttccaaagtgctgggattataggcatgagccacattgcCAGGCAggtggttttattgttttaatatgaTAGAATATAccacacaaatctagatggtatagcTTACTACACACCTATGTAGTACActatagcctattgttcctacAATAGGCTACAAACATGTACAGTATGTTCTCTACTGCATACCGGcagcaactgtaacacaatgataactatttgtgtatctaaacatatttgaatacagaaaaggtacagtaaacatattggtattataatcttatgggaccaccatatGTGGTTTGTGGCTGACTTAAATGGCCCATGAATGTATctgcacacatgtacatatatatcctaTGGTTCtgtctggagaaccctgactaatataaaaACTATAATCTTTGTTTTGGCAATTTTAAGTCCTTTATGCTGCTAGTTTGATATCACTTCTGAATTTAAGTGAAAGCAGTGAAAAATCTTAGAACTGCAAATATTTTCCAGAGCTCAtctaaacattttaagaaatttttcacaGTTTAATAAGATTGAGACTCAAGTAAGAGGACAATCACAATCACATACCAAATTAGGTCTTATAAATTTACTTGGTCGAAAAACTGTGTTTTGATTTCTAAAGTAGGATATTTTGGGGAGCTTTCTCATTGTTTTAGTTTCACTATTTTGCATCGCTCATCATTACCTTACTAATTTACAGTCATGTCTAAAACCTGAATGTTATGAAAGCAAATAACTTACATCATTCATTGTCTTCTCAATTCAATTCGACAATATTAACACACTcattacacacatatacacacacctatgtgtacatatatgtatcaaCTCCATATATTCATTATGCATACATATCTGTTGCAGCAAACACTAGATATTTTAAGTTCTTCAGAACTATATTAAACaatcagagaaaacacaaaataacaacAGTGTCCTTATAATTCATAAAATCTATAGTAAGAACATGAGTTACAAATGGTATCATTGTGCAGATTTAAGATAATGAGATATGTTTAACACTGTAATTTATTATTGTGTAAAGGaaagatgatataattttatcaatatgtTTCACTCACCCCTGAGTTCTTTTAATGGTTACCACAACGATTCTTCCAAAAATAATTTCGTCAAGTTCTCCTCAAGATCAGAAGCTCATTCAACTTCAGTACTGAATTTCAGAGGTCACCAAAATGCAGTTCTAAGTGCAGTCCTTCTCCTTCAGAGAAAACTGAGCTTGTCTCTTCTGCGTCCTTTTATAAGAATCTGTGAAGACCACACCCA
Protein-coding sequences here:
- the LOC129484729 gene encoding putative tripartite motif-containing protein 49B, coding for MNSGILQVFQRELTCPICMNYFIDPVTIDCGHSFCRPCFYLNWEDIPILTQCFECTKSTQQRNLKTNIDLKKMASLARKVNLWLFLSSEEQMCGTHRETKKMFCEVDRSLLCLLCSSSQEHRDHRHCPIESAAEEHREKLLQKMQSLWEKACENHSNLNVETTRTGHWKDYVNLRLEAIRAEYQKMPAFHHEEEKHNLEMLKKKGKDIFHQLHLSKFKMAHRREILRGMYEELKEMCHKPDVDLLQAFGDILHRSESVLLHMPQPLNPELSAGPITGLMDRLNQFQVHITLHHEEANSHIFLYEILRSMCIGCDHQDVPYVTATPRSFLAWGAQTFTSGKYYWEVHVGDSWNWAFGVCNMYWKEKHQNEKTDGEEGLFLFGCVKNEIQCSLFTTSPLMVQYIPRPTSRVGLFLDCEANTVSFVDVNQSSLIYTIPNCSFSPPLRPIFCCIHF